One Falco peregrinus isolate bFalPer1 chromosome 6, bFalPer1.pri, whole genome shotgun sequence DNA segment encodes these proteins:
- the LOC129784763 gene encoding polycystin family receptor for egg jelly-like: protein MRQLRAEGTEKKCSHPLSFANNSVISESHCLRKYGHDIPEKGDSAGTWTKVANPSVSKDASSDGAFTYQRNRTPWMYYSYGNLHTNGPAGYTFYFFPEEGRSNSTTRLDALQQSNWLDEKTWAVIIELTTFNSDADLFCTISVIFEMSHLGIIKPSLSAHSFALPIFHQQTKAQMFVFVIVLAFMLIYIAEELHIIGQEKTDYIKNISNTINFSLKLVFLFLVILKVMKFKVGADTVNFYLLHPNDFIPFHAVAHLDHMLRITMGFLAFFVILKTLKYRHFFYGVPPARRCILAALPGMSSMALMVVVYFFVFMAFGYLVFGQHEWNYNSTIHSAQTIFSCISAFRDTAFSSKLLDVFFFLASFMLAMTYVLISLFQAVVMSAYGDVKQPVYEECPSQLSTEEPPEEAPVVTFVLQRLRGYFIF from the exons ATGAGGCAACTGCGGGCTGAAGGTACCGAGAAAAAATGTTCCCATCCTCTCAGCTTTGCAAATAACTCTGTGATCAGTGAAAGCCACTGTCTTCGCAAATACGGCCATGACATACCAGAGAAAGGTGACTCCGCTGGCACTTGGACAAAGGTTGCCAACCCGTCTGTTTCCAAGGATGCCAGCAGTGACGGTGCATTCACTTACCAGCGAAACAGGACTCCATGGATGTATTATTCATATGGAAATTTGCACACAAATGGACCAGCAGGATACACGTTTTACTTTTTCCCTGAAGAAGGAAGATCTAATTCAACAACAAGGCTGGATGCTCTGCAACAGAGCAACTGGCTTGATGAAAAGACGTGGGCGGTGATCATCGAACTAACTACATTTAACTCAGATGCAGACCTCTTTTGCACCATCTCGGTCATATTTGAGATGTCTCATTTGGGGATCATAAAACCAAGTTTGTCAGCACACTCTTTTGCACTCCCCATTTTTCATCAGCAAACTAAAGCTcaaatgtttgtgtttgtaATTGTTCTTGCCTTTATGCTCATTTACATTGCAGAAGAGCTTCACATCATAGGCCAGGAAAAAACTgattacattaaaaacatttccaataCGATAAACTTCAGCTTAAAATTAGTATTCCTGTTCCTTGTTATTTTAAAGGTCATGAAGTTCAAAGTGGGAGCTGATACAGTGAACTTTTACTTACTTCACCCAAACgatttcattccttttcatGCAGTTGCTCATTTAGATCACATGTTAAGGATTACTATGGgctttttagcattttttgtcattttgaaaacTCTGAAATATCGTCACTTCTTTTATGGCGTGCCCCCGGCACGAAGATGTATCTTGGCAGCCCTTCCTGGAATGTCCTCAATGGCTCTCATGGTGGTGGTTTACTTCTTTGTATTTATGGCTTTTGGCTACCTTGTCTTTGGGCAGCATGAATGGAATTACAATAGCACGATTCACTCAGCTCAGACCATATTCTCCTGCATCTCAGCTTTCAGAGATACTGCATTTTCATCCAAGTtgctggatgttttttttttcctagcctCTTTCATGTTGGCGATGACCTATGTATTGATCAGTCTTTTCCAAGCTGTTGTTATGTCTGCCTATGGAGATGTGAAACAACCCGTATATGAAGAATGTC ctagccagttatccacagaaGAACCACCTGAGGAAGCACCAGTTGTTACTTTTGTATTGCAAAGGCTCAGAGGATATTTTATCTTCTGA
- the LOC129784792 gene encoding tetratricopeptide repeat protein 38-like isoform X2: MAPLRDCQYATWTSNESLGGIEGRLSKLKAADPNFTMGHVIANGLELIGTGSLVRLSRELDSAMRTMMMLSISQPLTEREKLHVAALDMFASGTGRPCPSQPGATGWRPVSQAIPSAVRLPINSPHGEENARFKQNKEKKNNSAVCL; this comes from the exons ATGGCGCCGCTGAGGGACTGCCAG TACGCCACCTGGACCAGTAATGAGAGCCTTGGAGGTATTGAGGGACGTCTCTCCAAGTTAAAAGCAGCAGATCCTAATTTTA CAATGGGACATGTCATTGCTAATGGTTTGGAGCTGATTGGCACTGGAAGTTTGGTGCGGCTCAGCAGAGAGCTGGACAGTGCGATGAGAACAATGATGATGCTTTCAATATCACAGCCACTGACTGAGCGGGAGAAGCTTCATGTAGCAGCGTTGGACATGTTTGCTAGTGG TACCGGCAGGCCGTGCCCATCGCAGCCAGGAGCCACGGGCTGGAGGCCGGTGAGCCAGGCTATCCCATCAGCCGTAAGGCTCCCCATAAACTCTCCGCATGGCGAAGAAAATGcaagatttaaacaaaataaagaaaaaaagaacaattctgCGGTCTGCCTGTGA
- the LOC129784792 gene encoding tetratricopeptide repeat protein 38-like isoform X1, giving the protein MAPLRDCQAWQDAGLVLSTTSNEACKLFDAALTQYATWTSNESLGGIEGRLSKLKAADPNFTMGHVIANGLELIGTGSLVRLSRELDSAMRTMMMLSISQPLTEREKLHVAALDMFASGTGRPCPSQPGATGWRPVSQAIPSAVRLPINSPHGEENARFKQNKEKKNNSAVCL; this is encoded by the exons ATGGCGCCGCTGAGGGACTGCCAG GCCTGGCAGGATGCTGGACTTGTCCTGTCCACGACTAGCAATGAAGCCTGTAAGCTCTTCGATGCTGCGCTGACGCAG TACGCCACCTGGACCAGTAATGAGAGCCTTGGAGGTATTGAGGGACGTCTCTCCAAGTTAAAAGCAGCAGATCCTAATTTTA CAATGGGACATGTCATTGCTAATGGTTTGGAGCTGATTGGCACTGGAAGTTTGGTGCGGCTCAGCAGAGAGCTGGACAGTGCGATGAGAACAATGATGATGCTTTCAATATCACAGCCACTGACTGAGCGGGAGAAGCTTCATGTAGCAGCGTTGGACATGTTTGCTAGTGG TACCGGCAGGCCGTGCCCATCGCAGCCAGGAGCCACGGGCTGGAGGCCGGTGAGCCAGGCTATCCCATCAGCCGTAAGGCTCCCCATAAACTCTCCGCATGGCGAAGAAAATGcaagatttaaacaaaataaagaaaaaaagaacaattctgCGGTCTGCCTGTGA
- the LOC101912594 gene encoding polycystin family receptor for egg jelly-like codes for MSGKDMRLFVLWPQTHLIHVWQPAERGWCARLKSASWQKFSSQGGRPSSLLLPHSEHQDTPLPAIYPSAKLQQTCATCYSYSLTMCYRHQGLHVASVSIEQMPCISLSLHLKVKPDLLHVLSISSKLLSVSQQPLSLSRKVQPLSPRTLAYRLVVDTQAVGGWLCFCSSFSLPSNFCAIPQPQSLSEIVVARIYFHVDGKRSEELMGELHLLSGTLSLTAGRATPTHVYLQPGKTDSSTCIFRYNHGMFYTTKENSSPVSTDGPYAHAVLYQHKLFSIEFVAFQRYKFSMYLYMNQKKTLFRSLAERDLEKDHLLQNSTDTYNNHGRNAKRFVRRSALPFDAEKYTGFVAKVNGTRTAPTPAPLRVRVNSYAAKTIKAPVSSQKEACYIDTVQIQKPVLHTSVLRQKRSTSFYLFVRLLVDCNVGISIKPLWRIYPVQDTTTIPDWTKPLNSSLMHGIEMIHLTVPSFTLDYGLYLFYFTVAITPIRTTTVLRGSDKVYVQIESTDLVANIAGGTFRTVGFSDNWTLDGSASHDPDSQEGLQGITFTWYCTKEVSDYKIMKVSPGKSCHPSQRDLKWLTSSGPVQAMPPESLPGNALYYFRLVIQKDGRKSYADQTVDVQPGSPLLLDVACLENCGSTLIPTERFTLAGKCLNCRRNSQPVYYWSLFLENSTEISFDWSSGTSTGRSGAYLSIRALTFTKTAHRLYVLLFKVTTWDGRSSVYRHAFKVNSPPRAGKCTINPHQGTAFLTKFVVQCSGFSDSDLPLTYKVIVASDVPKTTKITSVAENTFGTILYFGYQPKTPPSLLPVGVPSQKYTLTLCVQVCDSLGAFTQVSLYVRVLNPINSRPLAVVYHELLASVSGLSAPMTSYLQTGDYIRAGYLAYLVASVLNYIKAAPARHLPKAQFRENLVKTALNISVESTMEINQVVASLSQATKEAEEVNIRSQDLAIRKLTEVTGVLKIQRNESRWSEEAEIQTSGILRCLSNILRAALLHCRNVNVNGVKQAFSIMENLMDIVFQGKVPGETETRMETKHWNITLKKEETWNIANAFSTSNTCRNCFYLSLRKGNYSGLPHDAVISTALFEFDENPFPWLGHTSEIKTMVLGFKMAESKANGDLLGITPEGAEITVARKEKETSTFQLAMGPDKTQTYTTGGFSFEVNRNTKSIYIQILTKLQVTFKVLVFTGTSVTHAHPTASFAAFHNMPTVASENETASTDCNIKAPYTICLPESLLTTTAQGSGTDPHNISVVLLTSYVVRYRTQRLVSIHVFSDQCLFLDGVQSLWREDVCRLGSLTDWQRVHCVCKMKQSRRSLTVHAASKASTYDIRFLAAKVIATPNAIDLGKILIADIPQNPVTLLTVLFIFAVYFLLCLWAVRKDRAERDRKDKIIVLPDNDPFDKGRYLVTLYTGSHWEAGTTADVFLQLISQNGRSDVHCLRHPHFPSFQRGSTDCFLLTTKKDLGDISSFRVWHNNKGPSPSWFLSRAKVEDMSTRKTWFFMCRKWLSLDKSDHVLERTFAVTDPKTPLLRIDYFSIHFANSLKEGHLWISIFSAVASDTFSRLQRLSACLAVLLSNLLVGIMFFNADKDEESPIYLQYLKAITVGIECVLITKPVEIIIIALLKYSQKKASPRGVAQTEPKANSPLLSGNLKNSEESLQKLYLPETSAQLTNIHLLENLPGPRNSQSLSCSGKTRSEGDPPKWSNRTVSERDANGIGTEEQTRTTNSPPMAKACQRRPPSESNFSNNYTEEGGNFQKESKPLSSAFMLFRKRPRIAFCWWCNYVLCALLTAISGLSSFFIVSYGLSYGYQTSLEWLLASAISFIETILLSILKIFFFSAMSTIYPKYCENIAWLTHEKCYEKRLATEMMNVDEMREKHRKLAKLRGSKQYKPLDADEIANMLKRAKIKGKAFTFAKSFISHLAFLTLLLNFAYSTENANSFHYNQFIHNQFSPRLASVDKLEHIYVWVKDSFLPLIHSDIQPTFLPESWSKIIGLPRMRQLRAEGTEKKCSHPLSFANNSVISESHCLRKYGHDIPEKGDSAGTWTKVANPSVSKDASSDGAFTYQRNRTPWMYYSYGNLHTYGPAGYTFYFFPEEGRSNSTTRLDALQQSNWLDEKTWAVIIELTTFNSDADLFCTISVMFEMSHLGIIKPSLSAHSFALPIFHQQTKAQMFVFVIVLAFMLIYIAEELHIIGQEKTDYIKNISNMINFSLKLVFLFLVILKVMKFKVGADIVNFYLLHPNDFIPFHAVAHLDHMLRITMGFLAFFVILKTLKYHHFFYGVPLARRCILAALPGMSSMALMVVVYFFVFMAFGYLVFGQHEWNYNSTIHSAQTIFSCISAFRDTAFSSKLLGVFFLASFMLAMIYVLINLFQAVVMSAYGDVKQPVYEEPLEEAQVVTFVLQRLRRIFYLLICKTSRTSELDLFHSELYGKTERRHQRHSGLKIRKINGRKMVYLLI; via the coding sequence ATGTCTGGGAAGGATATGCGACTGTTTGTGCTTTGGCCGCAAACTCACCTGATCCATGTGTGGCAGCCAGCAGAGCGGGGCTGGTGTGCACGCCTCAAGAGTGCCAGCTGGCAGAAATtcagcagccagggaggcagACCATCtagcctcctccttccccacagtGAGCACCAAGACACACCACTGCCTGCTATCTACCCATCAGCCAAGTTGCAACAGACTTGTGCCACCTGCTACAGCTATAGCTTGACCATGTGCTATAGGCATCAGGGGCTCCACGTTGCTTCAGTCAGCATTGAGCAGATGCCTTGCATAAGCCTTAGCCTCCATCTCAAGGTAAAGCCTGACTTGCTGCATGTCCTCAGCATCAGCTCCAAGCTCCTTAGCGTTTCTCAACAGCCCCTCAGCCTTTCCAGGAAGGTTCAGCCCCTTAGCCCAAGGACACTGGCCTACAGACTGGTGGTAGACACGCAGGCTGTAGGAGGTTGgctctgtttctgcagttcaTTTAGTCTGCCGAGCAACTTCTGTGCTATTCCCCAGCCTCAGAGCCTGAGTGAGATAGTGGTGGCCAGAATTTACTTCCATGTTGATGGAAAGAGGTCTGAAGAATTGATGGGAGAATTACATCTACTCAGTGGTACCCTGAGCCTAACTGCAGGCAGAGCGACTCCCACCCATGTCTACCTTCAACCAGGGAAGACCGACAGCAGCACTTGCATTTTCAGGTACAACCACGGAATGTTTTACACAACCAAAGAGAACAGTAGCCCTGTTTCCACAGACGGCCCTTACGCACATGCTGTGCTCTACCAACACAAGTTATTCTCCATAGAGTTTGTGGCCTTCCAGCGGTACAAATTCAGTATGTATCTTTACATGAATCAGAAGAAGACTTTGTTTAGGTCTCTGGCAGAAAGAGACCTTGAAAAAGACCACCTTCTCCAGAACAGCACGGACACGTACAACAATCATGGAAGAAATGCCAAACGGTTTGTCCGTCGCTCTGCTTTACCCTTTGATGCAGAGAAATACACGGGGTTTGTGGCAAAGGTGAACGGTACCAGAACTGCACCTACACCAGCTCCTTTAAGAGTCAGAGTCAACAGCTATGCTgcaaaaacaataaaagcacCAGTGTCTTCCCAGAAAGAAGCCTGTTACATAGACACAGTGCAGATTCAGAAACCTGTTCTTCATACATCTGTCTTGCGCCAGAAAAGGAGCACATCTTTTTACCTCTTTGTCAGATTGCTAGTAGATTGTAACGTTGGTATATCTATCAAGCCCCTATGGCGAATCTATCCTGTTCAGGACACAACAACTATTCCAGACTGGACAAAACCACTAAACTCTTCCTTGATGCATGGCATAGAAATGATACACTTAACTGTTCCCAGTTTTACTTTAGATTACGGGTTGTATctcttttatttcactgttgcAATAACCCCAATTAGGACCACAACAGTTCTCAGAGGCTCAGATAAAGTTTATGTTCAGATCGAAAGCACTGATCTAGTGGCAAATATTGCAGGAGGTACGTTCCGCACAGTAGGATTTTCTGATAATTGGACTCTTGATGGTTCCGCATCCCATGATCCTGATTCACAGGAAGGACTACAGGGAATCACATTTACTTGGTACTGCACTAAAGAGGTGTCAGACTATAAAATCATGAAAGTCAGCCCGGGAAAAAGCTGCCATCCATCCCAGAGGGATTTGAAATGGTTAACATCCTCAGGTCCAGTTCAAGCAATGCCACCAGAATCCCTCCCAGGAAATGCTTTATACTACTTCCGTCTAGTGATTCAAAAGGATGGAAGGAAGAGTTATGCTGACCAAACTGTAGATGTGCAGCCTGGCTCCCCGCTCCTTCTGGATGTGGCATGCCTGGAAAACTGTGGTAGCACCCTAATTCCAACAGAGAGATTTACCTTGGCTGGAAAATGCCTGAACTGTAGAAGAAATAGCCAGCCAGTCTACTACTGGTccctttttttagaaaactctACAGAAATTAGCTTTGACTGGTCTTCCGGAACCTCAACAGGGAGGTCTGGGGCTTACCTGTCTATACGGGCTCTGACTTTTACAAAGACTGCACATCGACTCTACGTACTTCTATTCAAAGTAACTACTTGGGATGGTAGGTCCTCAGTCTACAGACATGCATTTAAGGTAAATTCTCCTCCTAGGGCTGGCAAGTGTACCATCAACCCACACCAGGGCACAGCCTTTCTGACAAAATTTGTTGTTCAGTGCAGTGGATTTTCTGACAGCGATTTACCTCTGACATATAAAGTGATAGTAGCTTCCGATGTACCCAAAACTACCAAAATAACTTCTGtggcagaaaatacatttggcACAATTCTGTACTTTGGTTATCAGCCTAAAACTcctccatctcttctcccagttGGAGTGCCCTCTCAGAAGTACACCTTGACACTTTGTGTTCAAGTCTGTGATTCCCTTGGGGCATTTACCCAAGTGAGTTTATATGTCCGTGTGCTGAACCCAATTAACAGTCGACCACTAGCTGTTGTATATCATGAACTGCTGGCCTCAGTAAGCGGTTTAAGTGCACCGATGACATCTTATCTCCAGACTGGAGATTATATTAGAGCAGGTTATTTGGCTTATCTGGTAGCCTCAGTCTTAAACTATAttaaagcagcaccagctcgCCACCTCCCTAAGGCTCAGTTTCGGGAAAACCTGGTTAAAACAGCCCTGAATATTTCAGTTGAGAGCACAATGGAAATCAACCAAGTAGTTGCTTCTCTTTCTCAAGCCACAAAGGAAGCTGAGGAAGTGAATATTAGATCACAAGATCTTGCCATTAGGAAACTGACAGAGGTGACGGGAGTGCTGAAGATACAGAGGAATGAGAGCCGTTGGTCTGAGGAGGCAGAAATTCAGACCAGTGGAATACTAAGATGCTTGTCCAACATCCTGAGAGCTGCTCTTCTGCATTGCAGGAACGTCAACGTAAATGGAGTTAAACAAGCCTTCTCCATCATGGAAAATTTAATGGACATAGTTTTCCAGGGCAAAGTCCCTGGAGAAACAGAGACTCgaatggaaacaaaacactggAACATCACgctgaagaaagaggaaacctGGAACATTGCAAATGCTTTCTCTACCAGCAACACCTGCAGGAATTGCTTTTATCTATCACTGAGAAAGGGAAATTATTCGGGATTGCCGCATGATGCCGTGATATCCACTGCTCTTTTTGAGTTCGACGAGAACCCTTTCCCTTGGTTAGGTCACACatcagaaatcaaaacaatGGTCTTGGGGTTTAAAATGGCAGAGAGCAAGGCTAATGGAGATCTACTGGGGATCACGCCTGAAGGAGCAGAAATTACTGTTGctaggaaagagaaggaaacttCAACTTTTCAGTTAGCAATGGGACCCGATAAAACACAAACTTACACAACTGGAGGATTTAGTTTTGAAGTCAACAGAAACACTAAGAGCATATACATCCAGATCCTGACAAAATTACAAGTTACTTTCAAGGTGCTAGTATTTACAGGCACCAGCGTCACTCACGCTCATCCCACAGCCTCgtttgctgcttttcacaaCATGCCAACAGTGGCAAGTGAAAATGAGACCGCTAGCACTGACTGTAACATTAAGGCTCCCTATACGATCTGTCTTCCAGAGTCACTGTTGACAACCACAGCTCAAGGAAGCGGTACAGACCCTCACAACATCTCCGTTGTCTTGCTGACATCGTATGTTGTAAGGTATCGAACGCAGAGGCTGGTGAGCATACATGTTTTTAGTGATCAGTGCTTATTTCTGGACGGGGTTCAAAGTCTGTGGAGAGAAGACGTGTGCAGGCTTGGCTCCTTGACTGACTGGCAGAGGGTACACTGTGtctgcaaaatgaagcagagtCGCAGAAGTCTGACAGTTCACGCTGCGTCAAAGGCGTCCACATATGACATCAGGTTCCTGGCAGCCAAAGTAATAGCTACGCCCAACGCAATAGATCTGGGAAAAATCCTGATAGCAGATATACCTCAAAACCCAGTCACATTATTAACGGTGCTCTTCATTTTTGCCgtctattttcttttgtgcctcTGGGCCGTGAGAAAAGACAGGGCTGAGAGGGACAGGAAAGACAAGATTATCGTTCTGCCGGACAACGACCCCTTTGATAAGGGCAGATATTTAGTCACTTTATACACAGGCAGTCACTGGGAAGCTGGAACCACAGCAGATGTCTTTCTTCAGCTCATCAGCCAGAATGGCAGGAGTGATGTCCATTGTTTACGGCACCCacattttccatctttccaACGAGGAAGCACCGATTGCTTTCTGTTGACTACTAAGAAAGACTTGGGAGACATTTCTTCCTTCAGGGTCTGGCATAATAACAAGGGCCCATCCCCAAGCTGGTTCTTAAGCAGAGCCAAAGTTGAGGATATGTCCACCAGGAAGACCTGGTTCTTCATGTGCCGGAAATGGCTCTCTCTTGACAAGAGTGATCATGTACTAGAAAGGACATTTGCCGTCACAGACCCCAAGACACCTCTGCTCAGAATCGACTATTTTTCTATTCATTTTGCCAACAGCCTGAAAGAGGGCCATCTGTGGATCTCCATTTTTTCTGCCGTTGCCAGTGACACTTTCAGCAGGCTCCAACGTCTGTCTGCCTGTTTAGCAGTATTATTATCGAACTTGCTTGTTGGCATTATGTTCTTTAATGCTGACAAGGATGAAGAATCTCCAATATACCTGCAGTATTTGAAAGCAATAACAGTAGGAATTGAATGTGTTTTGATTACCAAACCTGTGGAAATTATTATAATTGCCTTACTGAAGTATTCCCAGAAGAAAGCTTCTCCTCGTGGTGTGGCTCAGACGGAACCAAAGGCAAATTCACCCCTCCTGTCTGGAAATCTGAAGAACTCGGAGGAAAGTTTGCAAAAATTGTACCTTCCAGAAACTTCGGCACAACTGACGAATATTCATCTGCTGGAAAACCTTCCTGGTCCCAGGAACTCACAGAGCCTGTCATGTTCCGGAAAGACAAGAAGCGAGGGAGATCCCCCAAAGTGGAGTAATCGCACAGTTTCTGAAAGAGACGCAAATGGAATTGGAACAGAGGAGCAGACAAGAACCACAAATTCCCCTCCAATGGCTAAGGCCTGCCAGAGGAGGCCACCATCAGAGTCCAATTTTAGTAATAATTACACAGAAGAAGGGGGcaactttcagaaagaaagcaagccacTAAGCAGTGCCTTCATGCTCTTTCGCAAGAGACCACGCATAGCTTTTTGTTGGTGGTGCAACTATGTCTTGTGCGCACTACTTACAGCTATAAGTGGGCTATCATCGTTTTTCATTGTGTCCTATGGTTTGTCTTACGGCTATCAGACCTCACTAGAGTGGCTTTTAGCATCTGCAATCTCCTTTATTGAGACCATTTTACTTTcaattctaaaaatattttttttctcagctatgAGTACAATTTAtccaaaatactgtgaaaacatCGCATGGTTAACTCATGAAAAGTGTTATGAGAAGAGGTTGGCTACAGAAATGATGAATGTTGATGAGATGAGAGAGAAGCACCGGAAACTTGCTAAACTCAGAGGCAGCAAGCAGTATAAACCTTTAGATGCTGATGAAATTGCAAACATGCTGAAAAGGGCAAAAATTAAAGGCAAGGCATTTACTTTTGCCAAAAGTTTCATCAGTCATCTTGCCTTTTTAACACTGCTGTTAAATTTTGCCTATTCCACTGAGAACGCCAACAGTTTCCACTACAACCAGTTCATCCATAACCAATTCTCTCCACGACTCGCCAGTGTAGATAAGCTAGAACATATCTATGTGTGGGTGAAAGACTCATTCTTGCCTTTGATCCACAGTGACATTCAGCCAACCTTCCTTCCCGAGAGCTGGTCCAAAATCATTGGTTTGCCTAGGATGAGGCAACTGCGGGCTGAAGGTACCGAGAAAAAATGTTCCCATCCTCTCAGCTTTGCAAATAACTCTGTGATCAGTGAAAGCCACTGTCTTCGCAAATACGGCCATGACATACCAGAGAAAGGTGACTCCGCTGGCACTTGGACAAAGGTTGCCAACCCGTCTGTTTCCAAGGATGCCAGCAGTGACGGTGCATTCACTTACCAGCGAAACAGGACTCCATGGATGTATTATTCATATGGAAATTTGCACACATATGGACCAGCAGGATACACGTTTTACTTTTTCCCTGAAGAAGGAAGATCTAATTCAACAACAAGGCTGGATGCTCTACAACAGAGCAACTGGCTTGATGAAAAGACATGGGCGGTGATCATCGAACTAACTACATTTAACTCAGATGCAGACCTCTTTTGCACCATCTCGGTCATGTTTGAGATGTCTCATTTGGGGATCATAAAACCAAGTTTGTCAGCACACTCTTTTGCACTCCCCATTTTTCATCAGCAAACTAAAGCTcaaatgtttgtgtttgtaATTGTTCTTGCCTTTATGCTCATTTACATTGCAGAAGAGCTTCACATCATAGGCCAGGAAAAAACTgattacattaaaaacatttccaataTGATAAACTTCAGCTTAAAATTAGTATTCCTGTTCCTTGTTATTTTAAAGGTCATGAAGTTCAAAGTGGGAGCTGATATAGTGAACTTTTACTTACTTCACCCAAACgatttcattccttttcatGCAGTTGCTCATTTAGATCACATGTTAAGGATTACTATGGgctttttagcattttttgtcattttgaaaacTCTGAAATATCATCACTTCTTTTATGGTGTGCCCCTGGCACGAAGATGTATCTTGGCAGCTCTTCCTGGAATGTCCTCAATGGCTCTCATGGTGGTGGTTTACTTCTTTGTATTTATGGCTTTTGGCTACCTTGTCTTTGGGCAGCATGAATGGAATTACAATAGCACGATTCACTCAGCTCAGACCATATTCTCCTGCATCTCAGCTTTCAGAGATACTGCATTTTCATCCAAGttgctgggtgtttttttcctagccTCTTTCATGTTGGCGATGATCTATGTCTTGATCAATCTTTTCCAAGCTGTTGTTATGTCTGCCTATGGAGATGTGAAACAACCCGTATATGAAGAACCACTTGAGGAAGCACAAGTGGTTACTTTTGTATTGCAAAGGCTCAGAAGGATATTTTATCTTCTGATCTGTAAAACATCCAGAACCAGCGAACTTGACCTTTTCCACAGTGAACTCTACGGGAAGACTGAGAGAAGACACCAGCGACATTCAGGGCTCaagatcagaaaaataaatggaagaaaaatggtttaTCTTCTCATATGA